A single Glycine soja cultivar W05 chromosome 14, ASM419377v2, whole genome shotgun sequence DNA region contains:
- the LOC114383037 gene encoding uncharacterized WD repeat-containing protein C17D11.16-like codes for MISAISWVPKGVSKSELVVAEPPPEEEIQEIIANHATKSGDSDNEDANNDDVVAQALTVADAVGKASTGTCDEITLAFKDLDMDLYDDEDEGIEVFSSGIGDLYYPSNDMDPYLKDKNDDDSEELEDMIINPTDSVVVYACTEDEVSYLEVWVIEDADSSEMNMYPHHNIIIPAFPLCTAWLDCPLKGGERGNFIAVGSMEPSIEIWDLDVIDEVQPCVVLGGFEERKKKGKKKSIKYKDDSHTDSVLGLAWNKEYRNILASASADKQVKIWDVVAGKCDITMEHHSDKVQAVAWNHHAPQVLLSGSFDHTVVLRDGRMPSHSGYKWSVTADVESLAWDPHTEHSFVVSLEDGIVKGFDIRTANSDSSSDPSSTFTLHAHDKAVTSVSYNPSAPNLLATGSMDKTVKLWDLSNNQPSCVASKSPRAGAIFKISFSEDNPFLLAIGGSKGKLQVWDTLSDSGISRRYGNYNKNRSQSGS; via the exons atgatttctgCGATTTCGTGGGTGCCCAAAGGGGTTTCGAAGTCGGAACTTGTCGTGGCTGAACCTCCTCCCGAAGAGGAAATTCAAGAGATAATAGCCAACCACGCAACCAAAAG TGGAGACAGTGACAATGAAGACGCTAACAACGATGACGTTGTGGCACAAGCATTAACCGTAGCAGACGCAGTTGGCAAGGCCTCCACTGGAACCTGTGACGAAATAACCCTTGCGTTTAAGGACCTTGACATGGACCTTTATGATGACGAAGATGAAG GAATTGAGGTGTTCAGTTCTGGAATTGGCGATCTTTATTATCCCAGTAACGACATGGATCCCTATCTTAAAGATAAAAAC gatgatgattctgaagaaCTCGAAGACATGATCATTAACCCAACTGATTCTGTCGTTGTTTATGCATGTACTGAGGATGAAGTCAGTTATCTTGAG gtttGGGTTATCGAGGATGCCGATTCTAGTGAAATGAACATGTATCCTCACCATAATATCATTATTCCAGCATTTCCACTCTGCACAGCTTGGCTCGATTGCCCCCTTAAAGGAGGAGAAAGAG GGAACTTCATAGCTGTTGGTTCAATGGAACCGTCCATAGAAATTTGGGACCTTGATGTT ATTGATGAGGTGCAGCCATGTGTGGTTTTGGGTGGAtttgaagagagaaagaaaaagggaaaaaag AAATCAATCAAATACAAAGATGACAGCCACACTGACTCAGTACTTGGTCTTGCTTGGAACAAGGAGTACAG gaaCATACTAGCAAGTGCCAGTGCTGATAAGCAAGTGAAGATTTGGGATGTGGTTGCTGGGAAGTGTGATATTACAATGGAGCATCACTCAGACAAG GTTCAAGCAGTTGCTTGGAATCATCATGCACCACAGGTTCTTCTTAGTGGTTCATTTGATCATACTGTCGTCTTG AGGGATGGAAGGATGCCATCACATTCTGGCTACAAGTGGTCAGTCACAGCTGATGTAGAGAGCTTGGCATGGGATCCGCACACTGAGCACTCTTTTGTG GTGAGTCTTGAAGATGGTATTGTCAAGGGTTTTGATATACGGACTGCCAACTCTGATTCCTCATCAGATCCGAGTTCTACTTTTACACTTCATGCACATGACAAAGCTGTTACCTCAGTATCCTATAATCCATCGGCACCCAAT CTTCTTGCCACTGGATCCATGGACAAAACG GTAAAACTCTGGGATTTGTCGAACAACCAACCCTCTTGTGTAGCATCTAAATCTCCGAGAGCA GGGGCTATCTTTAAAATTTCTTTCTCTGAGGACAACCCCTTCTTGTTGGCTATAGGAGGCTCAAAGGGTAAATTGCAA GTATGGGACACCTTATCTGATTCTGGCATCTCTAGAAGATACGGGAACTACAACAAGAATAGATCGCAATCTGGGTCTTGA